One [Clostridium] saccharolyticum WM1 DNA segment encodes these proteins:
- a CDS encoding beta-glucoside-specific PTS transporter subunit IIABC → MEHLKLAQEIIRYCGGKDNITQAWNCITRLRFHLKNKEKADVKAIQALSGVLGAQFQGDQFQVIIGNEVLKVFEGIKEELGDLVVSSEEKNQKNKKRENPVNVVFGVISGIFNPILPAITGAGIIKGILALLVFLKLLNPEADNYFVLDMISNATYYFLPFLVAFSAGKKFGVNEHLSATLAGIIMYPAFVNLSGQGISTVKFLFLNIPVMDYNSTVIPIILGVLLLSMVYKFIDRFVPGFLKIIVTPVASLLITAPVVLVFIAPLGSYVGKYVAAFFISLFGVAGPVAGFLMGGLMSVIVITGMHYAFFPSTFDGLGRVGYDILLLPMSIVSNIGQCGAVLGAAIKIKDKKMKSIAFSSALSALFGITEPAIYGVNLKYKKPFYAALTGGAVGGAIYGIFHVKAYAFSIPGITALPTYLKEGELNNFIWACAGVLASFLTAFIITMVLPLEGKEKEKTEDKENPSDKISPDQEGRNVKIPVAAPMTGKAVSLDQVPDQMFSEGILGKGIAIIPDEGMVKAPFQGQIKMIAPTKHAIGLISDRGVNVVIHIGIDTVNLQGKGFEILVKEDQWVEQGEPLMKVDLGYIKENHLNPITPVIVTNSDEYVNVLDLPMDKAEAGTSQVLMVFQ, encoded by the coding sequence ATGGAACATTTAAAACTAGCTCAGGAAATTATCCGGTATTGCGGTGGAAAGGATAACATAACCCAGGCATGGAACTGCATTACCAGACTGCGCTTTCATCTGAAAAATAAGGAAAAGGCAGATGTGAAAGCCATTCAGGCTTTAAGCGGTGTCTTAGGAGCCCAGTTTCAGGGAGATCAGTTTCAGGTGATCATCGGGAATGAGGTATTAAAGGTATTTGAAGGGATTAAGGAAGAGCTGGGAGACCTTGTGGTATCGTCGGAGGAAAAAAATCAGAAGAATAAAAAAAGAGAGAATCCGGTGAACGTGGTTTTCGGCGTAATTTCGGGGATTTTTAATCCAATTTTACCTGCAATTACAGGTGCCGGTATCATAAAGGGGATCCTGGCCCTGCTGGTGTTTTTAAAATTGCTCAATCCGGAGGCAGATAATTACTTTGTTTTGGATATGATTTCCAATGCCACTTATTATTTCCTGCCCTTTCTGGTAGCCTTTTCCGCAGGAAAGAAATTCGGTGTGAATGAACATCTCTCAGCGACCCTTGCAGGAATTATCATGTATCCGGCCTTTGTCAATTTAAGCGGACAGGGGATCAGTACGGTGAAGTTTCTGTTTTTAAATATTCCGGTTATGGATTACAATTCCACGGTAATCCCTATTATATTAGGCGTTCTCTTACTTAGCATGGTATACAAATTCATAGACCGTTTTGTGCCGGGCTTTTTAAAGATAATTGTAACGCCTGTGGCTTCCCTGCTTATAACCGCCCCTGTGGTACTTGTATTCATCGCTCCTTTGGGAAGCTATGTGGGCAAATATGTAGCCGCCTTTTTCATATCCCTGTTTGGAGTGGCAGGACCTGTAGCCGGATTTCTCATGGGCGGTCTTATGTCTGTCATTGTAATAACCGGTATGCACTATGCATTTTTTCCGTCTACTTTTGATGGACTGGGGAGGGTTGGCTACGATATTTTACTGCTTCCCATGAGCATTGTAAGCAATATCGGCCAGTGCGGCGCTGTTTTAGGGGCAGCCATTAAAATAAAAGATAAGAAAATGAAATCCATTGCATTTTCCAGTGCGCTTTCTGCTTTGTTCGGCATTACGGAGCCGGCAATCTATGGAGTGAACTTAAAATATAAAAAGCCCTTTTATGCAGCATTGACAGGCGGAGCAGTAGGAGGTGCCATTTACGGTATCTTTCATGTTAAGGCTTATGCTTTCAGTATTCCGGGTATTACGGCATTGCCTACTTATCTAAAAGAAGGGGAGTTAAACAACTTTATCTGGGCCTGCGCCGGTGTTTTAGCTTCCTTCCTCACTGCTTTTATCATAACCATGGTTCTTCCATTGGAAGGGAAGGAAAAGGAAAAGACAGAGGACAAGGAGAATCCGTCTGATAAGATCAGTCCGGATCAGGAAGGGCGTAACGTAAAAATACCGGTTGCAGCTCCCATGACGGGAAAGGCAGTAAGTCTTGATCAGGTTCCTGATCAGATGTTTTCTGAAGGCATTCTTGGAAAAGGAATTGCTATCATACCGGATGAGGGAATGGTGAAAGCGCCCTTTCAAGGACAGATCAAGATGATTGCACCGACAAAGCATGCCATTGGTCTCATCTCCGACCGCGGGGTAAACGTTGTGATCCATATTGGGATTGACACGGTGAACCTCCAGGGAAAGGGCTTTGAAATACTGGTGAAGGAAGACCAGTGGGTGGAGCAGGGAGAGCCGTTAATGAAGGTTGACCTGGGGTATATTAAAGAAAACCATTTAAATCCCATTACCCCTGTGATTGTAACAAACTCAGATGAATACGTGAATGTACTGGATCTTCCCATGGACAAGGCGGAGGCAGGAACCAGTCAGGTCCTCATGGTTTTTCAATAA